Proteins encoded by one window of Bacteroidales bacterium:
- a CDS encoding DUF748 domain-containing protein, with protein sequence MKIYKTRLGRVTIRIIISCLILLVCAILFISPIAKYLVEKYDERYLGRQITMDWIYVNPFTGFINIHNLKIFDSQSIDSTSNDSIAFSANSVKANFAVFKLLSKTIQISSITLVKPNGIVVQSGNKFNFDDLVQKFSSQTSDSIATKSGYQFNIYNIKVIEGEFYYREQKIPINYSIRNANFESKGKRWDSDSLSVLFNFHSGNGKGFADGDFMINFNNLDYRFDAVIKEFDLAILEQNLRTMSNYGHFIASLNADFIASGNFRDLEILDAKGLFELNDFHIGRKKGDDYAAFQKLSVQITELSPRNRLYLFDTISVSHPYFKYERFDYLDNLQRMFGEDGANIQASLATPARFNLVVAIAGYIKSLAKNFFRSDFTINKLQVKDGCLEFNDHALNEKFSAKISPLEIDADSVDRNHKRVGVILRAGILPYGKVLLTLDINPRDSGDFEFRYHLQGVSMAMFNPYLISYTSFPLDRGTVELKGTWLVRNSMINSENHLILIDPRITKRVRNKATKWIPLPLIMAFVRERGNVIDYEIPISGSLKDPAFNLKDVLQDLLSNIFVKPVTTAYRMQVKSVENEIEKSLTLKWPLRKGKLDAKQIKFLGKMADFLADNPASSVDVYPMQFEDKEKEYIQLFEARKKYFQVKNHLNAKSLSQTDSIKVEKMSVKDSLFIHFLDAFGSNKSMFTNYEKCHNLVSEQAILALFEKLNKERWELFISCFPEKTISQRIHRHKAVSTIPFNGYSYYKLSYKGTLPSSLLKAYEKMNDLNSEAPRSRFRKYREKNNTGPIKN encoded by the coding sequence ATGAAAATATATAAAACCAGGTTAGGAAGGGTCACCATTCGGATAATCATTTCATGCCTGATCCTGTTGGTTTGTGCTATTCTTTTTATTTCCCCGATTGCAAAGTACCTCGTGGAAAAGTATGATGAAAGATACCTCGGCAGACAAATAACAATGGATTGGATATATGTAAATCCTTTTACAGGATTTATAAATATCCATAATCTTAAAATCTTCGATTCCCAAAGTATCGATAGTACTTCGAACGATAGCATCGCCTTCTCAGCAAATAGTGTGAAAGCTAATTTTGCAGTGTTTAAACTCTTGTCGAAAACGATTCAAATAAGCAGTATCACTTTAGTCAAACCCAATGGAATAGTAGTTCAATCCGGAAATAAATTCAATTTTGACGACCTGGTACAAAAGTTTTCATCTCAAACATCTGACTCAATAGCTACAAAATCAGGATATCAATTCAACATCTATAATATTAAAGTAATTGAGGGTGAATTTTATTACAGGGAGCAGAAAATCCCTATCAATTATTCCATCAGGAATGCCAATTTTGAAAGCAAAGGAAAGCGATGGGACAGTGATAGCCTTTCGGTACTTTTCAACTTCCATTCGGGGAATGGGAAAGGATTTGCGGATGGTGATTTTATGATCAATTTCAATAACCTGGACTATCGCTTCGATGCTGTTATTAAAGAATTTGACCTGGCTATCCTTGAACAGAACCTCAGGACGATGTCGAATTATGGCCACTTCATTGCCAGTCTTAATGCCGACTTTATTGCTTCCGGGAACTTCAGGGACCTGGAAATCCTCGATGCGAAAGGATTATTTGAATTGAATGATTTTCATATTGGCAGAAAAAAGGGGGATGATTATGCGGCATTTCAGAAATTGTCCGTTCAAATCACGGAACTGAGCCCGAGAAACCGCCTATACCTGTTTGACACTATTTCAGTAAGCCATCCCTATTTTAAATATGAAAGATTTGATTACCTGGATAACCTGCAAAGGATGTTTGGAGAAGATGGAGCCAACATTCAGGCATCCCTGGCAACACCAGCACGATTCAACCTGGTAGTTGCTATTGCCGGTTATATTAAATCATTGGCTAAGAATTTCTTCAGAAGCGACTTCACCATTAATAAACTGCAGGTTAAGGATGGTTGCCTTGAATTTAATGATCATGCACTCAATGAAAAGTTCTCCGCAAAAATTAGTCCGCTGGAAATTGATGCTGATTCTGTCGACCGCAATCATAAAAGGGTAGGGGTGATATTGCGAGCTGGGATTCTGCCCTATGGAAAGGTTTTGCTCACGCTGGATATAAATCCAAGGGATAGCGGGGATTTTGAATTTCGATACCACCTCCAGGGCGTTTCCATGGCAATGTTCAATCCATATCTCATCTCATACACCTCCTTTCCTCTCGACAGGGGCACCGTCGAACTAAAGGGAACCTGGTTAGTCAGGAATTCAATGATTAACAGTGAGAACCATTTAATACTGATAGATCCAAGGATCACGAAACGTGTCCGTAACAAGGCGACAAAGTGGATACCCCTGCCATTGATCATGGCTTTTGTTCGTGAACGAGGAAATGTGATTGATTATGAAATTCCAATCAGCGGGAGCCTTAAGGATCCGGCATTCAATCTGAAAGATGTGCTCCAGGACTTATTGAGCAATATTTTTGTGAAACCGGTTACCACCGCTTATCGTATGCAGGTAAAATCAGTGGAAAATGAAATTGAGAAATCACTCACACTAAAGTGGCCTTTGCGGAAAGGGAAACTGGATGCAAAACAAATTAAATTCTTAGGGAAAATGGCTGATTTCCTGGCCGATAACCCTGCTTCTTCAGTAGATGTATATCCAATGCAATTCGAGGATAAGGAGAAAGAATATATCCAACTGTTTGAAGCCAGAAAGAAATACTTCCAGGTGAAAAATCACCTTAATGCAAAATCACTTAGTCAAACGGACTCAATAAAAGTGGAAAAGATGTCGGTAAAAGACTCCCTTTTTATCCACTTTCTGGATGCATTTGGTTCAAATAAATCGATGTTCACAAACTATGAGAAATGTCATAATCTAGTGAGTGAACAAGCAATTCTAGCCTTGTTCGAAAAACTTAATAAAGAAAGATGGGAGTTATTCATTTCCTGTTTTCCTGAAAAAACCATAAGTCAGAGAATTCACAGGCATAAAGCAGTCAGTACAATTCCCTTTAACGGGTATTCGTATTATAAGCTTTCTTACAAAGGAACCCTTCCTTCTTCCTTGCTAAAAGCCTATGAAAAAATGAACGATTTAAACAGTGAAGCCCCCAGGAGCAGGTTCAGGAAATACAGGGAGAAAAATAATACCGGCCCGATTAAAAATTGA
- a CDS encoding MCE family protein, giving the protein MDTHSQKFKVRLGMFITGGLAIFILAIFIIGKQKNLFDPVIKLTSTFYNVSGLQVGNNIRFSGINVGTVDNITIINDSTVKIDMLIRKDVKKFIKTDSEVAIGSEGLIGDRLLVITQGSTEAAVVKEGQRLPSAEPIETDAIMASLQITAGYAEIISQQLAEIMYKINSGNGTLGRLIQDSTIADNLTQTMVNLKKSSKGLDENMEAAKHNFLLKGFFNKKAKAAERKKKEALELKESQNEKKK; this is encoded by the coding sequence ATGGATACACATAGTCAAAAGTTTAAAGTCAGGCTGGGGATGTTTATCACTGGCGGACTGGCAATTTTCATCCTTGCCATATTTATCATCGGGAAACAGAAAAACCTCTTCGATCCGGTAATAAAATTGACTTCTACTTTCTATAATGTTAGTGGATTGCAGGTTGGAAATAATATCCGGTTTTCTGGTATCAATGTAGGAACGGTTGATAATATCACCATCATTAACGATTCGACCGTCAAAATTGATATGCTGATCAGGAAGGATGTGAAAAAATTCATCAAGACAGATAGTGAGGTAGCCATTGGCTCCGAAGGTCTGATTGGTGACCGCTTGCTGGTAATTACCCAGGGAAGTACTGAAGCCGCAGTTGTAAAAGAAGGGCAAAGATTACCATCGGCTGAGCCTATCGAAACTGATGCCATCATGGCAAGTCTCCAGATTACAGCGGGATATGCTGAAATAATCTCACAGCAACTTGCTGAGATAATGTACAAGATTAACAGTGGAAACGGAACATTGGGAAGGCTGATCCAGGATTCAACCATTGCTGACAACCTGACCCAAACTATGGTGAACCTGAAAAAAAGTTCTAAAGGCCTGGATGAAAACATGGAGGCAGCGAAGCATAATTTCCTGTTAAAAGGCTTTTTTAATAAAAAGGCGAAAGCAGCAGAAAGAAAGAAAAAGGAAGCGCTGGAGCTGAAAGAATCTCAGAATGAGAAAAAGAAGTAG
- a CDS encoding ABC transporter permease has translation MKKILPVIKVLPNIQHAKKHIIRLSEKTIEKTEKANTFLTDIANVTLFISRIVQETFSRNFEFREFFRQCFQIGYKSLPLVSITGAIMGLVLTIQSRPVLVDFGAVTLLPGMVAVSLIREMGPVITALICAGKIGSGMGAELGSMRVTEQIDAMEVSSTNPMRFLVVTRVWAATLMIPLLILYADAFGILGSWVGANIKGDVSLVLFFSQAFGHVHFTDLFPAIIKSFFFGAVIGLVGCYKGYTAGRGTESVGIAANSAVVLASLLVIIVDMIAVQITDMLMP, from the coding sequence ATGAAAAAGATCCTACCTGTCATCAAGGTACTCCCCAATATTCAGCACGCTAAAAAACACATTATCAGGCTGAGTGAAAAAACCATTGAGAAAACAGAGAAAGCCAATACCTTTCTTACAGATATTGCAAATGTAACGCTCTTTATAAGTCGCATTGTTCAGGAAACATTTTCTCGAAACTTTGAATTCAGGGAATTTTTCAGGCAGTGTTTCCAGATTGGTTACAAATCTTTACCGCTGGTATCAATTACCGGGGCGATTATGGGATTGGTTCTCACTATTCAATCCCGACCGGTACTGGTTGATTTTGGTGCAGTTACGCTCTTGCCGGGGATGGTTGCAGTATCACTTATCCGGGAAATGGGGCCTGTGATCACTGCCCTCATTTGTGCAGGAAAAATAGGTTCCGGAATGGGTGCAGAATTAGGCTCCATGAGGGTAACAGAGCAGATAGATGCCATGGAGGTATCATCTACCAATCCCATGCGGTTCCTTGTGGTTACAAGGGTATGGGCTGCCACGCTTATGATTCCGCTACTCATCCTGTATGCCGATGCTTTTGGGATACTGGGCAGCTGGGTAGGGGCTAATATCAAGGGGGATGTCTCATTGGTGTTATTTTTCTCCCAGGCTTTTGGTCATGTGCATTTTACGGATCTATTCCCGGCCATCATCAAATCATTTTTCTTCGGTGCGGTTATTGGATTGGTGGGCTGTTACAAGGGATATACTGCGGGACGTGGTACTGAAAGCGTTGGTATTGCTGCAAATTCAGCGGTTGTACTGGCTTCACTTCTCGTCATTATTGTTGATATGATTGCGGTTCAAATTACTGATATGCTGATGCCATGA
- a CDS encoding YihY/virulence factor BrkB family protein, with translation MKQFTDIFKKIGHLMKVTAREFIEDDAVKLSAALSYYTIFSLPPLLIIIISLSGLFFGDDAVRGELFSQINGLVGNASALQIQEIIKNVKLSHSNVFATIVGVIFLLVGASGVFAEIQDSINFIWGIKAKPKRGFIKFLKNRLMSFSMIGSVGFLLLVSLIINSLMDILNRRLALYISHESVTLFYILNLLIVFFIITLLFILIFKTLPDGKVNLRDSFVGASFTAFLFMIGKFAIGAYLGRSSIASWYGAAGSVILILVWVYYSAIILYFGAEFTKVYAFNHGQKIIPNAYSVRIQKEY, from the coding sequence ATGAAGCAATTTACTGACATTTTTAAGAAAATCGGGCATCTCATGAAGGTGACGGCCAGGGAATTTATTGAAGATGATGCCGTAAAACTGAGTGCAGCCCTGTCATACTATACCATCTTTTCATTACCACCTTTGTTGATTATCATTATAAGTCTTAGTGGATTATTCTTTGGTGATGATGCAGTACGTGGGGAGCTATTCAGCCAGATAAACGGACTGGTAGGCAATGCTTCCGCTTTACAGATACAGGAGATTATAAAGAACGTTAAGCTTTCGCATAGCAATGTATTTGCTACCATAGTTGGAGTCATTTTCTTACTGGTAGGAGCATCGGGAGTGTTCGCTGAAATACAGGATTCTATCAATTTCATTTGGGGTATCAAAGCTAAACCTAAAAGAGGGTTTATCAAGTTCCTGAAAAATCGCCTGATGTCGTTTTCAATGATCGGATCAGTAGGATTCCTGTTACTGGTAAGCTTAATTATCAATTCACTTATGGATATCCTGAACAGGAGGCTTGCATTGTATATTTCCCATGAATCAGTTACCCTCTTCTATATCCTGAACTTATTGATTGTTTTCTTTATAATCACACTATTATTTATCCTGATATTTAAAACCTTACCTGATGGGAAAGTGAATCTGCGCGACAGCTTCGTCGGAGCTTCTTTCACAGCATTCCTCTTCATGATCGGGAAATTTGCCATAGGTGCTTACCTGGGCCGGTCATCCATTGCATCCTGGTATGGAGCGGCAGGTTCCGTTATCCTGATCCTGGTCTGGGTGTATTACTCTGCCATCATCTTATACTTTGGCGCTGAATTCACCAAAGTTTATGCATTTAATCACGGACAGAAAATAATCCCGAATGCGTATTCTGTCCGCATCCAGAAGGAATACTGA
- a CDS encoding ATP-binding cassette domain-containing protein → MKDIQLKSVQSDPDDFSSDGPVIEIEHLKMSFGNQEVLNDVSLKLESFENLVVLGKSGSGKSVLIKCIVGLLQSESGTIHVFGKDVTSLSRNEMGEIREKIGFLFQSGALYDSMTVKQNLEFPLIRMKKHLTALEIKEKVEEVLDNVGLSDALHKMPSQLSGGMRKRISLARTLVVDPKIVLYDEPTTGLDPITSDEISSLINDVREKYKTSSIIITHDMDCARKTADRIIMLQDGGVYMQGKPKVFETSSDPIIKAFFH, encoded by the coding sequence ATGAAAGACATTCAATTAAAATCGGTACAATCAGATCCTGATGATTTTTCATCGGATGGACCCGTGATTGAAATCGAACACCTGAAAATGTCTTTTGGGAACCAGGAAGTGCTTAACGATGTTTCCTTAAAACTGGAAAGTTTTGAAAACCTGGTGGTTCTCGGAAAATCGGGAAGTGGTAAATCAGTGCTGATAAAGTGCATTGTCGGGCTCTTACAGTCGGAAAGCGGAACCATACACGTGTTCGGGAAAGATGTGACTTCTCTTAGCCGGAATGAAATGGGTGAAATCAGGGAAAAAATTGGATTCCTGTTTCAGAGTGGTGCTTTGTATGATTCTATGACTGTGAAACAAAACCTCGAGTTCCCATTGATTAGGATGAAAAAACATCTCACGGCACTTGAAATTAAGGAGAAAGTGGAAGAAGTACTTGATAATGTTGGATTATCAGATGCCTTACATAAGATGCCCTCCCAATTATCTGGTGGGATGCGTAAAAGAATCAGCCTGGCCCGGACCCTGGTGGTGGATCCGAAAATCGTTCTTTATGATGAACCTACCACCGGGCTCGATCCGATAACCTCTGATGAAATCAGCTCCCTGATTAACGATGTAAGGGAAAAGTATAAAACTTCCTCAATCATCATTACTCATGACATGGATTGCGCCAGGAAAACAGCAGACAGGATCATTATGCTGCAGGATGGAGGAGTTTATATGCAAGGTAAGCCCAAGGTTTTCGAAACATCTTCCGATCCAATCATTAAAGCATTCTTTCATTAA